From one Luteolibacter sp. SL250 genomic stretch:
- a CDS encoding MerR family transcriptional regulator, which produces MSATETDLFDIRAVSRLTGVSSANLRAWERRYGLVKPHRASSNRRLYSSSDLLRLERVKKLADSGEALSVIAALGEDELVRRIELLDGRPSGGQPVPSRRKRIRTAVAGAEVGEILARQSQQLKLEGYDLDFHWGSLGELEAKPPGPDYDLLILSFPTLFPYTIERLKALMAPIPGTKCVVFYRFAASRTIANVSVPGSGIIPIKGPVDFHKLVMANREIIPAAPQAGQENPGIREPRFTARQLARFSRLSTSIECECPKHLAELAASLQAFAEYSRSCESRNPDDKEMHVYLHRVSCQARGLIEDALETLIRSEGIDLEE; this is translated from the coding sequence ATGAGCGCCACCGAGACAGACCTGTTTGACATCCGTGCCGTTTCGCGGCTTACCGGGGTATCGAGCGCGAATCTCCGGGCGTGGGAGCGCCGCTACGGTCTGGTCAAGCCCCACCGGGCATCAAGCAACCGGCGGCTCTATTCCTCCTCGGATCTCCTGCGGCTCGAAAGGGTCAAGAAGCTTGCGGATTCGGGGGAGGCCCTGTCGGTCATCGCAGCGCTGGGCGAGGACGAACTGGTCCGGAGGATCGAACTGCTCGATGGACGCCCCAGCGGGGGCCAGCCGGTCCCCTCCCGCAGGAAGCGGATCCGGACAGCGGTCGCGGGGGCTGAGGTGGGTGAGATCCTGGCGCGCCAAAGCCAACAACTGAAGCTCGAAGGCTACGATCTGGATTTCCACTGGGGATCCCTGGGAGAGCTGGAAGCCAAACCACCGGGTCCGGACTACGATCTGCTGATCCTCTCCTTTCCGACGCTCTTCCCCTATACGATCGAAAGGTTGAAGGCCCTCATGGCTCCCATCCCCGGAACGAAATGCGTGGTGTTCTATCGCTTCGCCGCATCGCGCACCATCGCCAATGTTTCGGTCCCGGGTTCCGGAATCATCCCGATCAAAGGTCCGGTTGACTTCCACAAATTGGTCATGGCCAACCGGGAGATCATCCCGGCCGCGCCCCAGGCCGGTCAGGAAAACCCCGGGATAAGGGAACCCCGGTTCACCGCCCGACAACTGGCGCGATTCTCGCGGCTCTCGACTTCGATCGAATGCGAATGCCCGAAGCACCTGGCGGAACTCGCGGCGTCGCTCCAGGCATTCGCCGAATACAGCCGGTCCTGTGAAAGCCGCAATCCGGATGACAAGGAGATGCACGTTTATCTCCACCGGGTTTCCTGCCAGGCGCGCGGGCTGATCGAGGATGCCCTGGAGACATTGATCAGATCCGAAGGCATCGATCTTGAAGAATGA
- a CDS encoding cytochrome c peroxidase, producing MKPVRLLLIVAAMVPAASAQLPSGASLHLTRPDAGSTVRLALSDPENHSYLIQSSPDLKTWSEVGTWKIYNGSFNRNLPLQAGGTLFYRASYDPTRVVPKDDVSLALLLPTPRGNYAAQTLPARFLVQPIVGQDNTPADNGVTDSGATLGRVLFYDKRLSFNQTISCASCHQQAHGFSDPARFSTGFNGGHTDRNSMGLANSRWYERGAFFWDERSATLEIQVLEPIQNSVEMGMTLPALVTRLSAEPFYATLFNDAFGSPEVTSGKISRALAQFVRSIISTRTKFDTGAANGFTNFTAQENQGRQLFNGAGNCNACHGSDNFVPGPAINNNGLENPYTDKGVGAITGRPQDEGLFKVGSLRNIALTAPYMHDGRFATLEEVVEFYNSGVVAHPNLSPPLRAGGPAGPPRRLNLTAQEKAALVAFLNTLTDTALSTDSRFSDPFNYGD from the coding sequence ATGAAACCCGTCCGCCTCCTCCTCATCGTGGCCGCCATGGTCCCGGCGGCGTCCGCACAACTGCCGTCCGGTGCATCCCTCCACCTCACCCGGCCCGATGCCGGATCCACGGTCCGGCTCGCGCTTTCCGATCCGGAGAACCACTCCTACCTCATCCAGAGTTCACCGGACCTGAAGACATGGTCCGAGGTCGGCACGTGGAAGATCTACAACGGCAGCTTCAACCGCAACCTGCCGCTGCAGGCCGGTGGCACGCTGTTCTACCGCGCCAGCTATGACCCCACCCGCGTGGTACCGAAGGACGACGTCTCCCTCGCGCTGCTGCTCCCCACCCCGCGCGGGAACTATGCCGCCCAGACGCTCCCCGCGCGGTTCCTGGTGCAGCCCATCGTCGGCCAGGACAACACCCCGGCGGACAATGGCGTGACGGACTCCGGCGCGACGCTCGGCAGGGTGCTGTTCTACGACAAGCGGCTTTCCTTCAACCAGACGATCTCCTGCGCCTCCTGCCACCAGCAGGCCCACGGCTTCTCCGACCCCGCGCGGTTCAGCACCGGCTTCAACGGCGGCCACACCGACCGCAACTCCATGGGCCTGGCAAACTCCCGCTGGTATGAACGCGGCGCGTTTTTCTGGGACGAACGCTCCGCCACGCTGGAGATCCAGGTGCTGGAGCCCATCCAGAACTCCGTGGAAATGGGCATGACCCTGCCCGCGCTGGTCACCCGCCTGTCCGCGGAGCCGTTCTACGCCACCCTGTTCAACGACGCCTTCGGCAGCCCGGAGGTCACCTCCGGAAAGATCTCCCGCGCGCTCGCCCAGTTCGTCCGCTCCATCATCTCCACCCGGACGAAGTTCGACACGGGCGCGGCGAACGGCTTCACCAACTTCACCGCCCAGGAAAACCAGGGCCGCCAGCTCTTCAACGGCGCGGGCAACTGCAACGCCTGCCACGGCTCGGACAACTTCGTGCCCGGCCCCGCCATCAACAACAACGGCCTGGAGAATCCCTACACGGACAAGGGCGTGGGGGCCATCACCGGCCGCCCGCAGGACGAGGGGCTCTTCAAGGTCGGCTCCCTGCGGAACATCGCCCTCACCGCGCCCTACATGCACGACGGCCGCTTCGCCACGCTGGAGGAGGTGGTGGAGTTCTACAATTCCGGCGTCGTCGCCCACCCGAACCTCTCCCCGCCGCTGCGTGCCGGGGGGCCGGCCGGACCGCCCCGCCGCCTGAATCTGACCGCGCAGGAAAAGGCCGCGCTCGTCGCCTTCCTCAACACCCTCACCGACACCGCGCTTTCCACCGACAGCCGATTTTCCGACCCGTTCAACTATGGTGATTGA